In Colletotrichum higginsianum IMI 349063 chromosome 1, whole genome shotgun sequence, the DNA window TTGCTGGTTGTGTGTGCTATGTCCTGTGAGATGTACGTGTTGCTCGTATCACCAGAATAGAACGGAAAAGTTCACGATGGAGCAAGGTTCTAGAGGTTCCACGCATTGGTTTTGTTCTTTCTCTGTGCACTCGTTCCGCAGGTCATCCACGTGCTTCGTCGCGTCCCAAGTTGCGTCTGTACGAGCACGGCGTAGCCTGCCTCTTCTTGTCTAACGCGGGCGGGACGTTGGATGCATGAGCGTTGATGACGATGTCAAGCCGGGCTCGCATGCACTCCGGAACTCTAAATGGCAGACGTAGCGCGGGAGAGCTGGGCTTGCGTAGTAGACAGCTCAATGTGAACCAATGCCATTGCCTCCGAGACTTGACCTGTTGACAGCCATTGCTACTTGACACAGTGCAACGATGCTAGGCGGGTTTATGTCTCTTGTCGACGTGGTCTTGCACTGCAAGTCCATGTTTGTCGTGTTAAGCTGGGGGTGCAGCTGTTGGTGTTCGTACTCCCCAGCGCGGCATCTCCCATACAATTGCTTCACCTCAAGACCTTCAAGTTTGGGCGGGCGGTCGGTAAGACCTCCAACTTGGCGGACTTGGTGGTTCTCCATACAAACGACGTCAGACCTGGCCCGGGTTCCCTCAGACTTGTTGCCGCATCTCCGTCTGTCGATCCAGGGTCTGTACAGCGACTGGTGCGGGGAAGGCGTCCATCTTCGTCCACCGATTGCCCAAGCAAGCATGCACGCAAGCAAGTCCACCCCCACTCGGACTGGGTTTGAGTTTCTGTGGATGTGGTTCGATGAGCCGTTTTGATTTACAAGTAatgccgtcgatgccgctgttgtcgttgtcgtgtGACGACATGCGGCCACCCTTGCGCGACGACAAGATCGGGCGGCAGGAAGGGGGAGAATGCAAGTTCGGTGGAAGCTGAAGAGTCAATCAAGACGGCCCACACGGCTCAGCTGGGAATAGCGGAGAACGGCGGGGAAAGCGTCCCATAATTTGTGCCGGTACGGGCCCCATACTTCCGTATTGAGCCCCACTGGCACACTGAAGAGAGAACCCGACCGGGAATGGTTCAAGTCTCCTTGGACGCTGGACCCGCCCTGCCCAACCCTGCAGCGCCAAAGAACCAGAAACACCGCGGGGCCGTGATCATCATCCCACTCCCATTCAGCACTCTGGTTTCGCGCCGCCAGACATCAGACACCAAGCGGCTTTTACACTTTTCTGCTGTCCCACTATCACTCGGTTTCCTTGGGACGACCGCTCACACTCACACATGTGCTTGCTGCAGCCTCCAGCGCCTCCCTCTGTATCTTGCCCTCCCCGGTCCCCCTCCGCCGTTACGTAGCGACGTCACTGCACCATACCGGCCAACCCGTCGGTCTGTCAGCCACGAGCAGCCAACAGAAAGGAGAGTCGCGTGGTTTTTGCATTCCCTCGACTTCTGGTTTCTTAAAAGGACCGCCTGACGACGCGCCACTTTTCTTCCCCTTGTGAGGATACCACAACTTTACTTACACCATTCACAAAACACGAACGTGCCTGTCTACCTACGCCAGGTAGGCCTGTTCTCTTTCGTCTCTTGATCTTTTTGAAACACAAGCCCCAAGCTTTGTTGCTTATTTCGTCACGTACTTCGTATATAAGACACATACAATCCTCTTTTATATACCACACCGTCACCGACATGGCGCCTGAAGTACTTCAGCAATTTGCCGTAGGAGGAGGACCATTTCCAGTAACCAAGATGCAGGACCCCAAAGAAAAGTTTTACCGCCACTTCCAGGACGAGGTTGCCAGTACGTCGCCCATGAGAATAAAAGGCCCTAGTCCTTCGATTGATCATACAACTAATCAATcccttccttcttccctgCAACAGTTCTCCAGGAACAAATCAACGGCATCGGTTCCGTGGCTCAGGTTGGCGGTGAGAGGCAAGATGCCATTGACCACGTCCTAGCCGGCATTTCGAACCTCTCCaacgaggtcgccgacgcctccgacTATGTTCCCTCGTACGACTTGCGCAACTATGCCCAGGTGAGCGGATGAGCCTCCCTTCTGGGCCGTCAACACCGCCGTCTTCCAActaaccccctccccttcgccAGGCCGTCAAAGCTCTCACAGACAAGCTGaacgagacgacgacgaaacTCGCCCCTCGTTCGCGCTTCCAGTTCAAGCCGCGGGGTGCCAGCGCAGCGACCAGCGACCTGGCTGCTCCTAAGAACGACCcgcgcctcctcgtcgggaGCTCCCTCGCCGACCCCTTGCCCGCGTCCCGCGGCgggcccgtcgtcgccgcggaCCTGTCGACcgagaacgacgacgaccttggcgatctgccgtccttctccaAGAACTACAACGAGGAGATGGCGCGCCCGAGCGCCACCAAGGTGCGCAAGCCCAGCTTTTCCACCGCCAAGGACATCGCCATCTTCGGCCAGGAGGGCCTGCACATCATTTTGCCCTCGTCAgcatcgagggcgacgtcgtccggcCGCCTGACGGACCTGAAGGGCTGCGTCGTCGACATGTCCCTGGCGCTGTCCGGCACCACCTCGTTCGCGAACCTGGCGCTCAAGAACATCGAGCGGAGCCTGATCGTTGCCGGCAACGTCGCTGGGCCGGCGCATATAACCGGCGTCTCGGAcagcatcatcgtcgtctcggcGCGGCAGGTGCGCATCCACGAGTGCAGAAACGTCGACATCTACCTGCACTGCTCAAGCCATCCCATCATCGAGGACTGCTCGAACATGCGCTtcgcgccgctgccggccaGCTTTGTAAGAAGACGGAAACCTGGACATACCGCTACGCAGGTGCTGACTTAATCGTGCAGGACACCCCGGAGGACCCTGTCAAGAACCAGTGGGACCAGGTCGACGATTTCAAGTGGCTCAAGTCGGAGCCTAGTCCGAACTGGGGCGTGCTGCCGGAAGAGCAGAGGCTGGCGGAAGAGATCTGGACTAAAGTTGTGCCGGGGGAGCGCGGCAAGGACCTGCAAGATATCCTCAAGGCCGTGGGTGTCCAGAAGCAGTGAGGTGGTGTTTATAGACAAGTCtggtgtcgtcgacgacggctgTCTCCCTTTGTTTGAATGTCTGTACGGAGTTCGGGAGGCGGGGCAGTTTTGTCAAAAAAGGAACAATGCATCATGAAGCGCACAAACCAAGCAAAAACCAGCGTCCTAATTCGTTTGGAATTGaacatcgccgtcgtcgcatTTTGGGTATCATGTAAGAGTAATCCGGCACACAAAGAAAAGCACACTTCGCCCCcacaccctctctctctctctctctctctttctcttccctcGCAATTCTGAAACAACAACGCTCCTCATCAACCACTGTCCATCACTCCGTCTCCATCTTGTCGCCCGTGCCGCCCTCCTCGTGCCCGAACTGGACGCCCAGCTCTCTCAGCCGTTCTAACACCTCACGCTGCATCCTGATGCGCTCCTCAAGCTGGCTGATCTCCTCTTCTTGCTCGCTGATGGAGCGGTCCATATCCGGCAGCTGGCGCATCTGTGTGCGGGCGCGCTGGAGCTTGTGCTTCAACGCGTCGGTCTGGGCCGGCACGTCCTTGAGAGACAGAGGGGCGTTAGGGCTAGCGCTGCCGAGTGGGTTGGGTgtcgcgccggcgccggtgccggccgGGGTGGCGCCGGTAatgccgccgacggagccCGAGGtctggatggcggcgcgCAGGCGGGTAAGGATGCCCGTCAGCTCGGTGAGGgtgtcgagggcgtcgggCGAAAGGGTGGATGGAAGCTCGAGGGGATGAGGCGGCATTTTGGGAGGTTTCAGAAGCTTCAAAATGGATGCAGATGGAGCGCGGGAGCTTCAGACTCGGGAGGAAGCTTCTCGACAAAAGGAGGCAGAGTGTTGCGCGATGAGTGGAGGACGAGGTACGGTCTGTGGTCTTCCGAAAAGACGTCGTTCGGGTCGTTCTTCAGCCTCGCGGGACGTGCGGGAAGTCGGTGCTGCTGTTGGTTGAGGAGACGAGGCGTCCGAAAAAGGAATTAAGAAAGTCAATTGAGGTGAAGTTCGGGCAGGTCCGATACGTTGCGGTGCGCTTGTCGGAGATGCAGGCTCAAATCAGGTGGAAACTTGGAAACCAGGGCGCAGGGGAGGAAGCTCCGCCGAGACAATTTGCGTGTTCGGAAGAGCTTCACGGGCGTTTTAGCGCGACAGCGATTGGCAGGGCAGGCATTGGCAGCTAAAAATTGTTGAAAGTCAACAGAGGGGCAGTTCGGTCAGTCCACACTGTGTTAAGATGGAATGCACGGTGTAACACACCACTCTTGAGTGCATCAGACAGTGTTAGCGCAACAAGCAATGACACGGCTCTATTATCGGCGATACTATGACATAGCCCATCAACCCCCATCATCTCCCCCCCACCAAACACTGACACCGATAAAACAGCCCAGGCCGGAAGCTCAGGTACATTGGCTGATTCAATCAAATCTCCTCAACCGGCAGAGtccttcaccaccacctctAGAAAAAACTCGGGGAAAAAATCACGCATCTCCCTAGAAtctttctttctccctcCTTCCTACCTATTCACCCCTTTCTGTAAAGAAATAGCAACAGAAATACCTATTCCACCATGGCCAAGACCGACCAGAAGGCCTGCCTGAGTACGTCCAAAGATCTCCCTCCAGACCCTCCGAGCCCCTCGTCGAAGCCCCGCGGTGGTAGTGGTGTTGGTGTTAgtgttgatgttggcgctggcggcgtcttcgtcgaggccggtCAACAGAGCCAGGACACGcccgggggaggggccgtTCCTTCGCCTGAGCAGCGGAACCCCGAACCCCAACCAGACTACATCCTCACCCTTGCCTACATCATCCTCTATCTCCAGGTCGGCTGGCTAATCTTGTGGATCTTGCGCTCCTACAGTCGTGATTGACGGCTGGGGTGTTCCCGGAGCCGACTCTCCCAAGGATGGCGACGCCATCACCAACGCCGAGACCCCCGTTATGGACGCCTTCGCTCAGAGCAAGACCGGATACTGCGAGCTCGAGGCCTCGTCTCTCGCCGTCGGCTTGCCCGAGGGCCTGATGGGCAACTCGGAGGTCGGCCACCTGAACATTGGCGCCGGCCGTGTCGTCTGGCAGGACGTTGTCCGCATCGACCAGACTATCAAAGAGGGCAAGCTCCCCGAGAACGACGTTATCAAGAAGACCTTTGAGGGTGCCAagaacggcaacggcagacTGCACCTCTGCGGTCTCGTCTCCCACGGTGGTGTCGTGAGTTTAGCCCGACCCAGCGGGGGATTCCCTCCCACAAAGCAATGCCAGACACTAATATCCTACCTCTAGCACTCCAAGCAGATCCACCTCTACAACCTCCTCAAGGCTGCCAAGCAGTTCGGTGTGCCCAAGGTCTTCATCCACTTCTTCGGTGATGGTCGCGACGTCGACCCCAAGTCCGGCGCCGACTACATGGAGGAGCTCGTCAAAACCGCCGGCGAGATCGGCATCGGTGAGATCGCCACCGTCGTTGGCCGCTACTACGCCATGGACCGTGACAAGAGATGGGAGAGAGTCCAGATTGCCCTCGATGGCATGATCAACGGCAAGGGCGAGGAGAGCACCGACCCCGTCAAGACTGTTCGCGAGCGCTacgcccgcggcggcgacaaggacaaggacgagtTCCTGAGCCCTatcatcgtcggcggtgacgagggcCGCATCAAGGGTATGTCTCTCCCTGGTTTCTCCCTGGACGTTTGTGTGCGTGCGCTTTGCTGACATTGGCGCAGACGACGacaccgtcttcttcttcaactaCCGCTCCGACCGCGTCCGCCAGATCActcagctcctcggcgacgtcgaccgcTCCGTGCTCCCCGACTTCAACTACCCCAAGATCAAGAACCTCGTCACCATGACCCAGTACAAGGTCGACTACCCCTTCGAGATCGCCTTCAAGCCCCAGCACATGGGCAACGTCCTGGCCGAGTGGCTCGGCAAGCAGGGCGTTGAGCAGGTCCAcatcgccgagacggagaagtACGCCCACGTCACTTTCTTCTTCAACGGCGGTGTCGAAAAGGTCTTTGCCCTGGAGACCCGTGACGAGAAGCAGGATCTCGTCCCCTCCAACAAGTCCGTCGCCACCTACGACAAGGCCCCCGAGATGTCGGCCGATGGCGTCGCCGACCAGGTCGCCAAGCGCCTAGCCGAGCAAAAGTTCCCCTTCGTAATGAACAACTTTGCGCCCCCCGACATGGTTGGCCACACGGGCGTCTACGAGGCCGCCATTGTCGGTGTTGAGGCTACCGACAAGGCCATCGGCAAGATCTACAACGCCTGCAAGGAGCAGGGCTACGTCCTCTTCATCACCGCCGACCACGGCAACGCCGAAGAGATGAAgttccccgacggcaagcccAAGACCTCCCACACCACCAACAAGGTGCCTTTCATCATGGCCAACGCCCCCGAGGGCTGGAGCCTGaagaaggacggcggcgtcctcggcgacgtcgcccctaccgtcctcgccgccatggGCCTGCCCCAGCCTGAGGAGATGACCGGCAACAACTTATTGACCAAGGCATGAGTCTGGGTGTTTTTTTTCCCGTTTGAGTGTAGGTGTGGGTATAGGCGTGGTTGCGGAGTTGTGAGTGAGTGTCTTTGGGCAGCGGGTATAGGGAAAAGTTGAGAGCGTGTGGCGAGATGCGGTAAAAGGGTTTATGATGATAATAGACAACCTATAGAAAATGAGAACACGCTTTGATGACACTACGCTGTCAGAGTACATCGTGACTACACTTTGATTGGAAATTTATTCGCCACGAAGGGCTTAACCCGCTTTTGCTGGCCTAAACCGGCATTGCATCGGAGGGGCACGACTGGGACGACATGTCCACTGTCCATGGATTCGCTCAAGACAACCGTGAGGATGTTCCTCAGTGCATGTGTTGATGGGCTCGCTTTGAGAAGCCCATTGCCAAGATGATCACCAACAGAAGTTGCTGTCCTATCGGCTCCTCGTCTAGATCGACAGACTTGATCTAACGCTTCCCGCCCCCTATGCGTGGCCACAGCTGTGAAGCCGTTTTATTAACTCAACGGGGGGTGTGCTCGACTTACTCTTATCAGGTTCACTTCCCGCATGGCTGACACGGGTTTCAGTTTGATCCTCGCCACGGCCACCTTTGCCCCAATTCTTTATGCCAACCGTGAACGAAAGCCCGGTGGCAGCCAGCAGCAATATCCAATTGCACCGTTACAAGCGGACGGGAGTTGACTTCATCGGCGCTAGGTGGGGCAGGTTTTAATGCGGCGCTGGCGATCCCGTGCTTACACCTATCGGTAAAAGCTGGATCATCATCCGAAGGGGGGGAGTAGGTGGCCAAGGGTCATATCGGGTTGATCAACACATACCCCGAGCGGAGGGACCAACGGGTCCACAGGGCTGGATGAACCAGGAGATGCAGATGCACGTGGCGCACAACCCCTCGAATAGAGCACGAAACCAGCTCGTAGAACAGTAATGGCTTCGTACGTACAGAGTAGGTCAAAGTCAAAGTCTAAGGAAGTGGTGttgcggggaggggggggggggcgacTGATAAGCGGTAACTTCCTCGGAGAACCAACAACCATTGTGTATATAGTTAttgcagaagcagaagcatTTTTCGCGATGTTGGGTTGCTGGCTGAGACATGAAGCCAAACGAACTGAGGGTATTTCTCCTTCGGTGCTGGTACCTCTAAAGGGTGTTATTATGACTATGTCGAACCAGCAGCCGGTGGATCACGACCGAGAGTGATTGCTCGGATTCTTGTCAGGCCTTCCAAGCCGTTGTCGATGGGGTTGCCATGTACTGCGTTGTCGTTCTCTATCCCGTTCGGGCAAACGACAAGACCCCTCGCCGTCCGTCCTTCAACTTCTACGAGGCAGCGTGTTCGCGATACACGGGCAACAGCCAACTCACGTAGAGAGCCTAACGCCCATGAGCTATCATAGCATTGGAGCTGCAATTATTTATAGTCAAAGAAATATTGGCAGGTAGAACGACTTCGGTGGAAAATTATCATCAGGGGTTCCGCAGGCACAATCTAGTTTCAGACAATATAATTCTCTCATTATTTGCAAACCCGGTTCTTTCTTACCGCCACCAAGATTGATATCATAGAGATTCCGGTGCATTAGTCAAGCTGAGATGGGAAATGCACCCGTGCTACACAACTAGTGGTGTGTTTTTCTTCGTTTCAACTCATTTCAAATGTCAATGTGCAAGTCTCCGTCCTGTTTGCTTGAGTTGCTGGCGTTGTGTATCCTGGACTGGCATTTAGTTTCCCAGTATCCGAACCTGAACATCGGTATCAAGTCCACAGAGAATAATTCTTTGCTAAGAAAGTAGAATTAGTCGAGAACTAGCCAAAAATACAATGTTCACACTGAAATATGATTGATGTCAGATATCAATCTCATGATCAGTCCCTGTCCAGTGCCAACACCGCTGGCTGTGCCAGATTCGGTATAACTACTTAGCATGCTCGGTTTATGGAGAACAAACTCTGTTCTCTGTGTCCTTAGGAGACCCAAGATATACACATCCTACTTCATCAAAGCCATACTTGCCACTATCCTCTCCCTTCCCATGACGATCGCCTCGCTTTGCAACACAAAGTCAAAGCATTATATATGCTCTTCCAGCTCGTCTTGTCGTCTAGTCTCTGTCATGAGCCCACTGATATGGCTAATTGTTTCGAGTCGGGTTTTCATCTCTTTGCACGATGCCTCCCGCGGCTCTCTCACAGATACTTTTTCGACACATCTGTCACAGTCAGCTTTTCCATCTTGGCAGGCACAATATACACAAAAGCTTTGGTCTAACTCTAACGATGACGTTCGGATTGGCACGACGGAGATATCCTCATCGTTTACAATCTCGACACAATGTTTATGGGAACCCTTCTTTACTTTCTACCCAGCAGCATAGCCCTGAACTTCTTAAGTATTTGCAGGAATCACTGAAGCTGTTGTTGATGACTGTGCTTAATCTTACTATTTGTACTCGGATCATTATCGGTGTTTCTATTTTACGCATGTCGGATTCAGAGGTACCAGATAGGGCAAGCGGCTTTTGGCAACAATTCATGACTCTGGGCTATCAGTAATATGAAGACCTCGTGGAGGTGACCAGTTGGGCTTCTTCATTCTCTGTTATTTTCTGCTCGTGTTTTTTTCAACTGTCAAATGCCTTTGATCAACTTGTCATTTAGCTCCGAGCATTCACGATATGGCACCAACCAGCACAGAACGCgataaaataaaaataaaacaGAGCTGGCAGGAATTTCCGTGTAGTACTGTTTGTTCTCGAGAAAACCTTCAGCAGGCCGACAGCGTTTAAGAGCAAATTGTCTCTTGAGTCAGGGCATGATGAAAGGACGTCAGCAGGAGTGCAATGGGGCTAAGGCCGTGGCTCCACTTCTCACCGACGGACGGTCAGACACCGGAGCGTCACCAGCCCCACCGGGCGCCGAAATGGCCAACCTCCGCAGTATTCTCATTGCAACATCTAACATCTGCGGCATTCACAAGATGGATGCTGCCCTATGATGGAGTCTTGTTGTGGTTTCCCTACTGCCGTTGCAATTGAGGGCCACTGTTGTAGTCAGTTACACTGACTACGTGCTACTCTACACTCAACTCACAATCTGCCTACCTAGACAGCTTGCCTGGTTATCAGTGGGACAGTCAATATTGGCCAACACTAATTAGAGCAAAAAGCCAACACGAACCCGCAACACACGTCCAAGTTGTTATTTATATATCCCTACAAGGCCAGCTTCAGACCTCTGTTTCGAAAACCGCGGTAACACTACCATTTTCTGCCAGAACCTGGTCAGAGAATATTAAACACACCCATGCATTCATTCAACAGATATACGACTGCTGGGGGCCCTCTCTTGGCCCTATCTGATCTGATCAGACCGGTCACTGGACGCACGATGGGTCAAGACATTTTATTGAGGAAATGGGTATCATTGATCGCTTCCAAAATGCCTCGCTAACTAAAACGCCTCGTAGTAGATATCTACGACCCTTCGCCCTTGATACCTTTTGTGTTCTTTTCTCGACACTTCTTTGGGATCCCACTGTGAAAAGTGAGACAAATACCCAATTTCCCGTTACGAAGCTCGCAGCCTGACAGCAAAACACTGGTGTGGTCCAACCTTGGGGATATCTCTTGTGCAAATTCATCCCTGATGATGAAGGAAAGCCGAGCGCCTTGCAATGCACATTGTACCCTGTCCAACAAAAAACTGCCTCGAAATTCAATCGCTGTCCACATAATCTCCTTTTCGCACCCATCTCTTCAAACTCAACCACTCTCCTCACAGCCACTGCTATAGCCGCTCTCGGCACCACCAGCGGTGGCGACCGAACTGCCCGAAGCGCCAGGGAGCTCGGCACTCAAGCTCTTGCTGCGACCTCTAGCCgttccggcggcggcgacagcgctGCTGCTACTGGTGCGCCGAATCTCGCGAGGGAGGATAGGAATCGTAACTTCCTCGCTGCTCTCCTCGCTTGACTTGCCCAGCGGCTCATCTCCGTCATCCGGCTCAACATCCTCCTCATCACCACTGGACATCTCGACATTATCGGGGTATTGGTTATCAAATGTGGTCGGGTAAGGCCGACTCCCAACCGGTGCTCTGGGTAGGGCGTCAAACTCCGAGTCATATTCGTCCGAAGTCTCGGAAGTGTCGCTATCGAAGGAGAAATACATGCCTGGGGGAGGCAAAGGTGTAGGATTCAGCTTTCTGATGGCTCTGGACGTGTACTCGATACTGATGGGTGAGCGCCCTTTGAACTCGGTGTTGCGAAGCTCGGCCTGCGACGAAGATCCCAATGGAGATGTGATCCTGTTGACGATCCTAGTAACGTTTTTGGGATCGACCTTGGACGAGACTGGCGGTAACATGTCTGTCTTGGGTCTCTTCGTGATAGCGACAACCATGAAATGATCGTCAGGGATGACGCCACCCAACCCGCATGCGTCCATCTTGCTACGAGCAACGTCTTGAGAAACGTTGGACCATGGAAAGTCGGCCTCAATGTCCATCTCGCTGTCAACAGAACCTGCTTCCGTCACAACTGCCGAGCTTGGAGCTTTTTCGCCGTCGGTCAAGGGCCGGTAAGGGAGCGCTGATCCGGATTCCGTGCGGCATGGTGCTGGCCTCGAAGAGTCTGCGCTAGACGTCCGTTCATCCTGACCTGTAGAATTTAAGTATGACGGAGACGTGTCTCCAGGGTCACCAGATAGATCCATGCAGAAGGGGGCACCGCTATAGTAGATGATGGCACCATCAAGGCGGCGCCTCTTCCGCCGAGCCGATCCTGAACCACTATTTCCCCATCGCGACTCTCCTTTGTTACTgtcatcgccggcaccgaATGAAGAGCTCGTATCATCTTGGGAAGTTTGCTCGCCAGAGGACGAATGGTGAACAAAGAGCGGTTGGTAGTGGAAACTGTCAATGGACGAAACTTTCAATCCCGATCCCAGGTGGTCCGATGGGTTCTGGCCTGCGGAGGACAATCCGCTCTTGGATGCATGCCGGCGTTTGCGCTTGTTCGTGTGCCCGGTCTCCGCGTCCGGATCGGATCCTTCCGAAGGGCTGGTCTGAGAGGTGTCCCCTGAGCTGTCGCTACTGAACTTCGTCCCTTCGGTTCCTCCCCGCCATCGAATTTTGCGACCGTCAGGCGATAGCTGAAACTTCGTGCTCCTCTCGGAAACGGCGCTGCGAATGTAGTCTGGCGCGACATTGAGCATGTGCAGCTGGGCCATGTTGCAGAGCAGGTTTAAATAAACCCAGCCATCAGCGTCCGGAGATACATCCTCGTATGTCGCGAGGCCTGTTAAATGAGGCGGGGCCAGGCCGAGATGACGGATGTAGTCCATGTTCGCGGACGGGTTTTGTTTCCGGTCCGGATCAAGATCGAGCGGTCGAGTGGGTCGTTGATCGGGGACTATCGGGTCTAGAGGCGATGTGTCATTGACCGCGGAGTTGCCTCCGGAGTCAGGTTGGTCTTCGTTCGAATGGGACATGGATCCGTAGTCTTTTGCCAATTCTTTATTTCCTTCGGATGTCAGGATACGTGCTTCCCGGGAGGGCTCGTGAAAGCCCATGGGCACGTTGGATGGTCCGTGGTTCGTGGTTGTATGTCCGGTAGCTGGCTCCACCATGATAGGGGCATAGGAAGCAATGTTCGCAGAAGATTTTGGCTGGTTCTGAGTCAAGTTCCGGCCACCGAT includes these proteins:
- a CDS encoding Tubulin binding cofactor C; its protein translation is MAPEVLQQFAVGGGPFPVTKMQDPKEKFYRHFQDEVAILQEQINGIGSVAQVGGERQDAIDHVLAGISNLSNEVADASDYVPSYDLRNYAQAVKALTDKLNETTTKLAPRSRFQFKPRGASAATSDLAAPKNDPRLLVGSSLADPLPASRGGPVVAADLSTENDDDLGDLPSFSKNYNEEMARPSATKVRKPSFSTAKDIAIFGQEGLHIILPSSASRATSSGRLTDLKGCVVDMSLALSGTTSFANLALKNIERSLIVAGNVAGPAHITGVSDSIIVVSARQVRIHECRNVDIYLHCSSHPIIEDCSNMRFAPLPASFDTPEDPVKNQWDQVDDFKWLKSEPSPNWGVLPEEQRLAEEIWTKVVPGERGKDLQDILKAVGVQKQ
- a CDS encoding Microtubule-associated protein: MPPHPLELPSTLSPDALDTLTELTGILTRLRAAIQTSGSVGGITGATPAGTGAGATPNPLGSASPNAPLSLKDVPAQTDALKHKLQRARTQMRQLPDMDRSISEQEEEISQLEERIRMQREVLERLRELGVQFGHEEGGTGDKMETE
- a CDS encoding 2,3-bisphosphoglycerate-independent phosphoglycerate mutase codes for the protein MAKTDQKACLNPPSPSSKPRGGSGVGVSVDVGAGGVFVEAGQQSQDTPGGGAVPSPEQRNPEPQPDYILTLAYIILYLQDGDAITNAETPVMDAFAQSKTGYCELEASSLAVGLPEGLMGNSEVGHLNIGAGRVVWQDVVRIDQTIKEGKLPENDVIKKTFEGAKNGNGRLHLCGLVSHGGVHSKQIHLYNLLKAAKQFGVPKVFIHFFGDGRDVDPKSGADYMEELVKTAGEIGIGEIATVVGRYYAMDRDKRWERVQIALDGMINGKGEESTDPVKTVRERYARGGDKDKDEFLSPIIVGGDEGRIKDDDTVFFFNYRSDRVRQITQLLGDVDRSVLPDFNYPKIKNLVTMTQYKVDYPFEIAFKPQHMGNVLAEWLGKQGVEQVHIAETEKYAHVTFFFNGGVEKVFALETRDEKQDLVPSNKSVATYDKAPEMSADGVADQVAKRLAEQKFPFVMNNFAPPDMVGHTGVYEAAIVGVEATDKAIGKIYNACKEQGYVLFITADHGNAEEMKFPDGKPKTSHTTNKVPFIMANAPEGWSLKKDGGVLGDVAPTVLAAMGLPQPEEMTGNNLLTKA
- a CDS encoding Frequency clock protein translates to MSDAQHISHGTQPPTSPKGHPLPRRSSPEQSITLRNHRLAQEASTRAASMRAAPEISSGSSSPRRQSSGESHNTGPSDPKKWFDQNNENPTASYSHGMDVDTPFFQKMSESSNEDNPQQTSYPTHLVPPMPGNFKPSATHSSSADDYRSVIDDLTIEIKRLKDELKRYKQKGPEMMKRDKLFEIKVHGLPKRKKRELESTLRDFASGLESKSPSAETSSARQKSRHMARLESGSGSASKHASSSSGSQSRPVDSAYASMSIGANSSGTSLARPSISSRAKSSDQKVENYLKDIPEGLYPRHMVLTEKDKKKLIVRRLEQIFTGRIGGRNLTQNQPKSSANIASYAPIMVEPATGHTTTNHGPSNVPMGFHEPSREARILTSEGNKELAKDYGSMSHSNEDQPDSGGNSAVNDTSPLDPIVPDQRPTRPLDLDPDRKQNPSANMDYIRHLGLAPPHLTGLATYEDVSPDADGWVYLNLLCNMAQLHMLNVAPDYIRSAVSERSTKFQLSPDGRKIRWRGGTEGTKFSSDSSGDTSQTSPSEGSDPDAETGHTNKRKRRHASKSGLSSAGQNPSDHLGSGLKVSSIDSFHYQPLFVHHSSSGEQTSQDDTSSSFGAGDDSNKGESRWGNSGSGSARRKRRRLDGAIIYYSGAPFCMDLSGDPGDTSPSYLNSTGQDERTSSADSSRPAPCRTESGSALPYRPLTDGEKAPSSAVVTEAGSVDSEMDIEADFPWSNVSQDVARSKMDACGLGGVIPDDHFMVVAITKRPKTDMLPPVSSKVDPKNVTRIVNRITSPLGSSSQAELRNTEFKGRSPISIEYTSRAIRKLNPTPLPPPGMYFSFDSDTSETSDEYDSEFDALPRAPVGSRPYPTTFDNQYPDNVEMSSGDEEDVEPDDGDEPLGKSSEESSEEVTIPILPREIRRTSSSSAVAAAGTARGRSKSLSAELPGASGSSVATAGGAESGYSSGCEESG